Below is a window of Staphylococcus succinus DNA.
AGTTAAACGTGGAGACGAAACATACTTAATCGTTAATGATGACGATATATTAGCAGTTATTGAAGCATAATAAAATTTAAAATAAACATATAATAATACGAACATGATGGAGGTAAAAATAATATGGCAAAAGATTTAAAATTTTCCGAAGACGCACGTCAATCCATGTTAAGAGGTGTTGATAAATTAGCTAACGCCGTGAAGGTAACAATTGGACCAAAAGGACGTAATGTTGTATTAGATAAAGAGTATACGTCACCACTTATTACAAACGATGGTGTTACTATTGCAAAAGAAATCGAATTAGAAGACCCTTATGAAAATATGGGTGCCAAACTAGTTCAAGAAGTTGCAAATAAAACAAATGAAATTGCTGGCGATGGTACTACAACAGCTACCGTTCTTGCTCAAGCTATGATTCAAGAAGGCTTGAAAAACGTAACGAGTGGCGCAAACCCAGTAGGATTACGTCAAGGTATTGATAAAGCTGTAGACGTAGCAATCGATGCATTACATGAAATTTCTCAAAAAGTTGATAATAAAAATGAAATCGCACAAGTTGGCGCAATTTCTGCAGCGGATGAAGAAATTGGTAAATACATTTCAGAAGCGATGGAAAAAGTTGGCAACGATGGTGTCATTACAATTGAAGAATCTAGTGGATTTAATACTGAATTAGAAGTCGTTGAAGGTATGCAATTTGATCGTGGTTATCAGTCACCATACATGGTCACAGATTCAGATAAAATGGTAGCTGAACTTGAAAGACCATATATTTTAATTACTGATAAGAAAATTTCTTCTTTCCAAGACATTCTTCCATTATTAGAACAAGTTGTTCAAGCAAGTAGACCGATCTTAATTGTTGCAGATGATGTAGAAGGAGATGCACTTACTAACATCGTGCTTAACCGTATGCGTGGTACATTTACAGCAGTTGCTGTTAAGGCACCTGGATTTGGAGATCGTCGTAAGGCAATGTTAGAAGATTTAGCCATCTTAACTGGTGCACAAGTTATTACTGATGACTTAGGATTAGAGTTAAAAGATGCAACAATTGATATGTTAGGTACTTCAAATAAAGCTGAAATTACTAAAGATAATACAACAATTGTAGATGGTAATGGTGACCAAAATAGTATTGATGCACGTGTGAGTCAAATCAAATCACAAATTGAAGAGACTGATTCTGAATTCGATAAAGAAAAATTACAAGAACGTTTAGCGAAACTCGCTGGTGGTGTTGCAGTAATTAAAGTTGGTGCAGCGAGCGAAACAGAATTGAAAGAACGTAAATTACGTATTGAAGATGCTTTGAATTCTACTAGAGCAGCAGTTGAAGAAGGTATTGTTGCCGGCGGTGGTACAGCACTTATGAATATTTACGACAAGGTTGCACAAATCGATGCTGAAGGCGATGTTGCTACAGGTATTAATATCGTATTAAAAGCATTAGAAGCACCTGTTCGCCAAATTGCTGAAAATGCTGGTCTGGAAGGATCTATCATTGTTGAAAGACTTAAAAATGCAGAAGTTAACGTTGGTTTCAATGCCGCTACA
It encodes the following:
- the groL gene encoding chaperonin GroEL (60 kDa chaperone family; promotes refolding of misfolded polypeptides especially under stressful conditions; forms two stacked rings of heptamers to form a barrel-shaped 14mer; ends can be capped by GroES; misfolded proteins enter the barrel where they are refolded when GroES binds), translated to MAKDLKFSEDARQSMLRGVDKLANAVKVTIGPKGRNVVLDKEYTSPLITNDGVTIAKEIELEDPYENMGAKLVQEVANKTNEIAGDGTTTATVLAQAMIQEGLKNVTSGANPVGLRQGIDKAVDVAIDALHEISQKVDNKNEIAQVGAISAADEEIGKYISEAMEKVGNDGVITIEESSGFNTELEVVEGMQFDRGYQSPYMVTDSDKMVAELERPYILITDKKISSFQDILPLLEQVVQASRPILIVADDVEGDALTNIVLNRMRGTFTAVAVKAPGFGDRRKAMLEDLAILTGAQVITDDLGLELKDATIDMLGTSNKAEITKDNTTIVDGNGDQNSIDARVSQIKSQIEETDSEFDKEKLQERLAKLAGGVAVIKVGAASETELKERKLRIEDALNSTRAAVEEGIVAGGGTALMNIYDKVAQIDAEGDVATGINIVLKALEAPVRQIAENAGLEGSIIVERLKNAEVNVGFNAATNEWGNMLEAGIVDPTKVTRSSLQHAASVAAMFLTTEAVVARIPEETNNEAQAGGMGGMPGMM